A DNA window from Ornithobacterium rhinotracheale DSM 15997 contains the following coding sequences:
- the pheS gene encoding phenylalanine--tRNA ligase subunit alpha → MIEEIKSYLQEIEQFSSEKAAEIEEFRIKFLAKKGLLNGLFARFKEVPNQEKKEVGQALNQLKQKATEKINALKSQNAGGESQSQKEDYTKPGEPFILGSKHPISIVKNRIIEIFKRIGFALSDGPEIEDDWHNFTALNLPEYHPARDMQDTFFIQQNPDVLLRTHTSSVQIRYMENNEPPIRILSPGRVYRNEAISARSHCMFHQIEGLYIDKNVSFADLRQTLQYFTTELFGKSKIRLRPSYFPFTEPSAEVDVYWGLETETDYRMTKGTGWLEIMGCGMVDPNVLKNVNIDPEEYSGFAFGLGLERIALLLYQISDIRMYFESDVRFLEQFKAEMGM, encoded by the coding sequence ATGATAGAAGAAATAAAATCTTACTTACAGGAGATTGAGCAGTTTAGCTCTGAGAAAGCAGCAGAAATCGAAGAATTTAGAATAAAATTTTTGGCTAAAAAAGGTTTGTTGAACGGTCTTTTTGCCCGTTTCAAAGAAGTGCCTAACCAAGAGAAAAAAGAAGTGGGGCAAGCACTTAATCAATTAAAGCAAAAAGCTACCGAAAAAATCAACGCCTTAAAATCTCAAAATGCTGGTGGCGAGTCGCAAAGCCAAAAAGAGGATTACACCAAGCCAGGGGAGCCGTTTATTTTAGGAAGCAAGCACCCAATCAGCATTGTAAAAAATAGAATTATTGAGATTTTTAAAAGAATCGGTTTTGCCCTATCAGACGGGCCAGAAATCGAGGATGATTGGCATAATTTTACTGCACTGAACCTACCTGAATATCACCCTGCAAGGGACATGCAAGATACTTTCTTTATTCAGCAAAATCCAGATGTTTTGTTGCGCACGCACACATCATCTGTTCAGATTCGCTACATGGAAAACAACGAGCCGCCGATTAGAATTTTGTCACCAGGTCGTGTGTATAGAAACGAAGCGATATCTGCGCGTTCGCACTGTATGTTCCACCAGATTGAGGGGCTTTACATTGATAAAAATGTATCTTTTGCTGATTTAAGGCAAACTTTGCAATACTTTACCACTGAGCTATTCGGTAAGTCAAAAATCAGACTTCGTCCATCGTATTTCCCATTCACTGAGCCAAGTGCTGAGGTAGATGTTTACTGGGGATTGGAGACAGAAACCGATTATAGAATGACGAAAGGTACTGGCTGGCTCGAAATCATGGGATGTGGTATGGTAGATCCTAATGTGCTTAAAAATGTAAATATCGATCCAGAAGAATACAGCGGATTTGCTTTTGGTCTTGGTTTAGAGCGTATTGCGTTGCTTTTATACCAAATTAGTGATATTCGTATGTATTTTGAAAGCGATGTGCGATTCCTAGAGCAGTTTAAAGCCGAAATGGGAATGTAA
- a CDS encoding Mrp/NBP35 family ATP-binding protein, which produces MSITKNDIKDILEAMGLMQWVKNLQIMGGKIMIDAESPSPTMHDKKKLEEALTAAIKDKLPEADLAIKVTAKPTPKQAPVSPENPKILGKKLDGVQNIIAVASGKGGVGKSTLSSNLAISLKNMGFSVGLLDADIHGPSIPLMFDVENAKPQSVEVDGVSKIQPVESYGVKLLSIGFFADPEQAIVWRGAMASKALQQLIHEANWGKLDFLIIDLPPGTGDIQLSLVQQLPITGAVIISTPQQVALSDAKKGIGMFKLDAINVPVLGIVENMSYFTPAELPDNKYYIFGENGAKNLAEQNGVPFLGEVPIVQSIREASDVGRPAALQGNTIASEAYRNIAKNMIESLAERNTNLPPTEIVRITTMAGCSTQ; this is translated from the coding sequence ATGAGTATTACAAAAAACGACATAAAAGACATTTTAGAAGCCATGGGGCTTATGCAGTGGGTGAAAAACCTGCAAATTATGGGAGGCAAAATCATGATTGATGCGGAGTCTCCTTCGCCTACTATGCACGACAAAAAGAAATTGGAAGAGGCACTTACTGCTGCCATCAAAGATAAATTACCTGAAGCGGATTTGGCAATCAAAGTTACTGCCAAGCCTACCCCAAAACAGGCTCCCGTTTCGCCTGAAAACCCAAAGATTTTAGGCAAGAAATTAGACGGCGTTCAAAACATCATCGCAGTAGCGTCTGGTAAAGGAGGCGTAGGAAAATCTACCCTTTCATCTAACCTTGCGATTAGCCTTAAAAACATGGGCTTTTCGGTGGGATTGCTTGATGCCGACATCCACGGGCCGTCTATCCCGTTGATGTTTGATGTAGAAAATGCTAAACCACAATCGGTTGAAGTAGATGGCGTTTCAAAAATTCAACCTGTGGAAAGTTATGGCGTAAAATTGCTTTCTATCGGATTTTTTGCCGATCCAGAGCAAGCAATTGTTTGGCGTGGAGCAATGGCTTCTAAGGCTTTACAACAATTGATTCACGAAGCAAATTGGGGGAAATTAGATTTCCTTATCATTGATTTACCTCCGGGAACAGGCGACATTCAATTATCACTTGTTCAGCAACTTCCTATCACGGGTGCAGTTATCATCAGTACGCCACAGCAGGTGGCACTTTCTGATGCTAAAAAAGGTATCGGCATGTTTAAACTAGATGCCATCAATGTTCCTGTTTTAGGTATTGTAGAAAACATGTCTTACTTTACACCGGCAGAATTACCTGATAATAAATACTACATTTTTGGCGAAAATGGAGCTAAAAACTTAGCCGAGCAAAACGGCGTTCCGTTCTTAGGAGAAGTGCCAATTGTTCAAAGCATTCGCGAGGCGAGCGATGTGGGAAGACCTGCCGCATTGCAAGGCAATACCATTGCAAGCGAGGCTTACCGAAATATTGCTAAAAACATGATTGAAAGCTTGGCGGAAAGAAACACAAATTTACCACCGACTGAAATCGTACGTATCACCACCATGGCTGGATGTTCAACCCAATAA
- a CDS encoding DUF3108 domain-containing protein, with the protein MKKAFLLFIILTLSFAQAQTKDGEFLKYRVHYGFLNAGFATLKAKEVKHNGSPHWHIVGKGSSSGAVRVFFKVDDRYETFIDKLTFKPSKFIRDINEGGYTKNKVLNFDHNKRYVYEHNLENGKKTTYSYNTEIQDMLSAFYYLRTIANTDFAVGGTKNINVFMDGQIYPFKLKVLGRENIKSRFGTIKCIKMRPYVQSGRVFKEQESVTIWVSDDANLIPILLQAELAVGSLKMSLYEYKNIQTPLVFK; encoded by the coding sequence ATGAAAAAAGCATTCTTACTTTTCATCATCTTGACGCTTAGTTTTGCTCAAGCACAAACCAAAGATGGTGAATTTCTAAAATACAGAGTTCATTATGGTTTCTTAAATGCTGGTTTTGCTACCCTAAAGGCTAAAGAGGTGAAACACAATGGGTCTCCTCATTGGCACATCGTAGGAAAAGGTAGCTCCAGTGGAGCTGTGCGCGTTTTCTTTAAAGTAGATGATCGCTATGAAACTTTTATAGACAAGCTTACCTTTAAACCGAGCAAATTCATTCGAGATATTAACGAAGGGGGCTATACCAAAAACAAGGTTTTAAACTTTGATCATAACAAAAGATATGTTTATGAGCATAATCTAGAAAATGGAAAAAAAACCACTTATAGCTACAACACAGAGATTCAAGACATGCTTTCTGCATTTTATTATCTCAGAACCATTGCCAACACAGATTTTGCTGTGGGAGGCACCAAAAACATCAATGTCTTTATGGATGGACAAATTTATCCATTTAAGCTAAAAGTTTTAGGCAGAGAAAATATTAAATCTCGATTTGGCACCATCAAATGTATCAAAATGCGCCCTTATGTGCAGAGTGGTCGCGTGTTTAAAGAGCAAGAAAGTGTCACAATTTGGGTAAGCGACGATGCCAATTTGATTCCTATTTTGCTACAAGCAGAATTAGCAGTAGGCTCTCTAAAAATGTCTCTCTACGAATATAAAAACATCCAAACTCCCCTAGTTTTTAAATAA
- the infC gene encoding translation initiation factor IF-3, whose protein sequence is MAKKRFGGFRPSNRNEDQHKINENIHVPEVRVVGDVEEIEQGVYKTSQALEWAQERGLDLVLITENAKPPVAKILDYKKFLYDEKKRKKEMKAKQSKVVIKEIRFGPNTDEHDYEFKKRHAESFLKDGAKLKAYVFFKGRSIVFKDQGEILLLKLAQDLEEFGKVEQMPKLEGKRMIMMMAPTKTK, encoded by the coding sequence ATCGCAAAAAAAAGATTCGGAGGGTTTCGCCCCTCTAACAGAAATGAAGACCAACACAAGATCAACGAAAATATCCACGTGCCAGAAGTGCGTGTTGTTGGTGATGTAGAAGAAATAGAGCAAGGTGTCTACAAAACTAGTCAAGCTTTGGAATGGGCTCAAGAAAGAGGGCTAGATTTGGTGCTCATCACAGAAAATGCTAAGCCGCCTGTAGCTAAGATTTTAGACTACAAAAAATTCCTTTACGATGAGAAAAAGCGTAAAAAGGAAATGAAGGCTAAGCAATCTAAAGTGGTGATCAAGGAGATTCGTTTCGGTCCAAATACCGATGAACACGATTACGAATTCAAAAAACGCCATGCAGAAAGCTTCTTGAAAGATGGTGCTAAATTGAAGGCTTATGTATTTTTCAAAGGGCGTTCAATTGTGTTTAAAGACCAAGGCGAAATTCTGCTTTTGAAACTTGCGCAAGATTTAGAAGAGTTTGGTAAAGTAGAACAAATGCCAAAATTAGAAGGCAAGCGCATGATCATGATGATGGCGCCTACAAAGACTAAATAA
- a CDS encoding ABC transporter ATP-binding protein: protein MLSVKNLYFNYTTDVSVLRNIDFEIDSTERTCILGESGSGKSTLLKLIYGILDPDEGEIIFNGDKVKGPKLQLIPGHDDMKYVAQDFDLSLYMTVAENVGKHLSNIYQNKKKQRVSEILEVLSLSDFAHRKPVELSGGQQQRVAIARTLAKMPKMLILDEPFSHLDAALHIKIRQQLMEYCEEQNMGVLFSSHRADDALGYADRLIIMREGEILQIGTPKDVYLSPKDLYVAELFGKVNYWDETDCQKLNINNPNGEKCLSYLHEIKISNYGVSSTVKHSRFVGRGYEITLDVDGTQVICYADEPYTKGEALSIEIQNYRFVKN from the coding sequence ATGCTGAGTGTAAAAAACCTTTACTTTAACTATACTACGGATGTTTCCGTTTTAAGAAATATTGATTTTGAAATAGATAGCACCGAACGCACCTGTATTTTGGGCGAAAGCGGAAGTGGAAAATCTACTTTATTAAAGTTGATTTATGGTATTCTAGACCCCGATGAGGGCGAAATTATCTTTAATGGAGATAAAGTCAAAGGCCCTAAATTACAGCTCATTCCTGGGCACGACGATATGAAATATGTGGCACAAGATTTCGATTTGTCGTTGTATATGACTGTGGCTGAAAATGTAGGGAAACACTTGAGTAACATTTATCAAAACAAGAAAAAACAGCGTGTAAGCGAAATCTTGGAAGTACTTTCGCTTTCAGATTTTGCCCACAGAAAACCCGTAGAATTAAGTGGTGGGCAGCAGCAGCGTGTTGCCATTGCTCGCACCCTTGCCAAAATGCCCAAAATGCTGATTTTGGACGAACCATTTAGCCATCTAGATGCTGCATTGCACATCAAAATTCGACAGCAATTGATGGAATATTGCGAGGAGCAAAACATGGGCGTTCTTTTTTCTTCGCACCGTGCCGATGATGCACTTGGCTATGCCGATCGCTTAATCATTATGCGAGAGGGCGAAATTCTACAAATCGGTACGCCAAAAGATGTGTACCTTTCTCCAAAGGATTTGTATGTAGCCGAACTTTTTGGAAAAGTGAATTACTGGGACGAGACCGACTGCCAAAAATTAAACATCAATAATCCAAATGGCGAAAAGTGTTTAAGTTATTTACACGAAATCAAAATATCGAATTACGGCGTTTCTTCTACCGTGAAACACAGCAGATTCGTGGGGCGAGGTTACGAAATCACACTTGATGTCGATGGCACGCAAGTAATTTGCTATGCCGATGAGCCATACACCAAAGGAGAAGCTTTATCTATCGAGATTCAAAATTATCGTTTTGTAAAGAATTAA
- a CDS encoding NifU family protein, whose amino-acid sequence MQEDLRIKVQKALDEIRPFLKSDGGDIELIDIADNIVTVRLLGACMGCSVNQMTLKSGVEMTIKKHAPEIKEIINLQS is encoded by the coding sequence ATGCAAGAAGATTTAAGAATTAAAGTACAAAAGGCATTAGACGAGATTAGACCTTTCTTGAAATCAGATGGGGGCGACATCGAACTCATCGACATTGCAGACAACATCGTTACCGTGCGCCTGCTCGGTGCGTGCATGGGCTGCAGTGTAAACCAAATGACACTAAAATCTGGCGTGGAAATGACCATAAAAAAACACGCCCCAGAAATTAAAGAAATTATAAATTTACAATCGTAG
- a CDS encoding YceI family protein — protein MKKSVLVVLAAGLVGFTSCEKKQAVEATDAVEVTNQPSESASLFAVNTEKSNVEWRAFKFYESENKEAGHNGFFKFKSGEVGVENGVLTSGTFTIDVASLESLDLNDDPDSKAKLDGHLKSEDFLHVEKYPEATFVITSVKPIEGEYNTEISGNLKLREIEKNITVKANVSVEGDQLQLNSEEFSINRKDFGVNFEGKQGVVIRDNVALKVNILADKEVSVK, from the coding sequence ATGAAGAAATCAGTTTTAGTAGTATTAGCAGCCGGTTTAGTAGGTTTTACTTCTTGTGAGAAAAAACAAGCAGTTGAGGCTACAGATGCTGTAGAGGTAACCAATCAGCCAAGCGAGAGCGCAAGTCTTTTTGCAGTGAATACTGAAAAATCAAATGTAGAATGGCGTGCCTTTAAATTCTATGAATCTGAAAACAAAGAAGCAGGACACAACGGATTTTTTAAATTTAAATCGGGTGAGGTAGGAGTAGAAAACGGAGTGTTGACTTCGGGAACTTTCACTATCGATGTAGCGAGTTTAGAGAGTTTAGACTTAAATGATGATCCAGATAGCAAAGCAAAATTGGACGGACATTTAAAGTCTGAAGATTTCTTGCATGTAGAAAAATATCCAGAAGCTACTTTTGTAATCACTTCTGTAAAACCAATCGAAGGGGAGTACAATACAGAAATTAGCGGAAATTTAAAACTAAGAGAAATTGAGAAAAACATCACAGTAAAAGCAAATGTTTCTGTAGAAGGAGATCAATTACAATTGAATTCAGAAGAATTTAGCATTAACAGAAAAGATTTCGGCGTTAATTTCGAAGGAAAGCAAGGTGTCGTAATTCGTGACAATGTTGCATTGAAGGTGAACATTCTAGCAGATAAGGAAGTTAGCGTGAAATAA
- a CDS encoding 2-oxoacid:acceptor oxidoreductase subunit alpha yields the protein MKTELKQVVILFAGDSGDGMQLTGSQFTNTSAHIGNDISTFPDFPAEIRAPGGTIAGVSGFQLHFGSVKITSPGDGCDVLVAMNAAALIKNQFKLKPNGIVIANTEGFNAKNLRLAKVENNPLDEVRKHAKVYEIDITQQTNEALKDSELGTKDKDRTKNMFALGFVYWLYSRPLDFTIDFLKNKFGNKPEILDANIKVLKAGYHFGEISDTFTERFEVKPAKMPAGKYRNITGNHALAIGLVAAAQKAKLDLFYGGYPITPASDILHHLAKYKNLGVKTFQAEDEIAAMASVIGASYAGDLAVTASSGPGIALKTEAIGLAIMLELPSVIVNVQRGGPSTGLPTKTEQADLLQAVHGRNGEAPLVVIAAKSPRDCFQMAYEACRIALEHMTPVMLLSDGYLGNGSEPWKFPTAEDLQEIHPKTVSPQNKDPFLPYLRDENGVRDWAIPGMPGLEHRVGGLEKQNLTGDVSYNPDNHEFMVKQRAEKINKIQDFIPQATYECGDENADVLILGWGSTYGSILAATPLLAQDGISVAHVQLNYICPFPKNLGEILAKHKYVIVPEINQGQLVKLIRDEFLVNALKLNKTKGTPFTATEIYEGVKELIK from the coding sequence GTGAAAACAGAACTAAAACAAGTAGTAATCCTCTTTGCTGGAGATTCGGGTGATGGTATGCAGCTCACGGGTTCACAATTCACCAATACCTCTGCACACATTGGTAATGACATAAGTACATTTCCAGATTTCCCTGCCGAAATCCGTGCCCCAGGTGGCACCATTGCAGGCGTTTCGGGATTTCAATTGCATTTTGGTAGTGTCAAAATCACCTCGCCGGGAGATGGATGCGATGTTTTAGTTGCCATGAACGCTGCGGCTCTCATCAAAAATCAATTTAAATTAAAACCCAACGGAATTGTAATTGCCAATACCGAAGGCTTTAATGCTAAAAATTTAAGACTTGCCAAAGTGGAAAATAATCCACTTGATGAGGTGAGAAAACATGCCAAAGTCTACGAAATCGACATTACGCAACAGACTAACGAAGCTTTGAAGGATTCTGAACTAGGCACCAAAGACAAAGACCGAACTAAAAATATGTTTGCGCTCGGTTTTGTGTATTGGTTATATAGTCGTCCGCTAGATTTCACTATCGACTTTTTGAAAAATAAATTTGGCAACAAGCCCGAAATTTTAGATGCCAATATTAAGGTATTAAAGGCTGGATATCACTTTGGAGAAATCAGCGATACATTCACGGAAAGATTCGAAGTAAAGCCCGCCAAGATGCCCGCAGGAAAATACCGAAATATTACGGGAAATCACGCACTAGCCATTGGACTTGTGGCAGCGGCACAAAAAGCAAAACTAGATTTATTCTATGGCGGATATCCAATTACGCCAGCCTCAGATATTTTGCACCATTTAGCTAAATATAAAAATTTAGGCGTAAAAACATTTCAAGCAGAAGATGAAATTGCGGCAATGGCATCGGTTATTGGAGCTTCGTATGCGGGAGATTTAGCCGTTACTGCCTCATCAGGACCTGGAATTGCTCTAAAAACAGAAGCCATAGGACTTGCCATCATGCTTGAATTACCGTCTGTAATCGTAAATGTTCAGCGTGGAGGGCCTTCTACTGGTTTGCCAACCAAAACAGAACAAGCCGACTTACTGCAAGCCGTGCATGGACGAAATGGTGAGGCTCCGCTCGTGGTGATTGCTGCCAAATCGCCAAGAGATTGTTTCCAAATGGCATACGAGGCATGTCGCATTGCGCTTGAGCACATGACCCCCGTGATGTTGCTATCTGATGGCTATTTAGGTAATGGCTCTGAACCTTGGAAATTCCCAACTGCCGAAGATTTGCAAGAAATTCACCCAAAAACAGTTTCTCCACAAAACAAAGATCCTTTCTTGCCTTATTTAAGAGATGAAAATGGCGTGAGAGATTGGGCTATCCCTGGCATGCCAGGATTGGAACACCGCGTGGGAGGACTGGAAAAACAAAACTTAACTGGTGACGTGAGCTACAATCCAGATAACCATGAATTTATGGTAAAACAAAGGGCAGAAAAAATCAATAAAATTCAGGATTTTATTCCACAAGCTACCTACGAATGTGGCGATGAAAATGCCGATGTATTGATTTTAGGGTGGGGAAGCACATACGGCTCTATTTTGGCAGCCACTCCTCTGCTTGCTCAAGATGGAATTTCGGTAGCACATGTCCAGCTGAATTACATATGCCCATTCCCTAAAAACTTAGGCGAAATTTTAGCTAAACATAAATATGTGATTGTCCCTGAAATCAATCAAGGGCAATTGGTGAAATTGATACGAGATGAATTCTTGGTAAATGCTTTAAAATTAAATAAAACTAAAGGAACGCCGTTTACGGCTACCGAAATTTATGAGGGTGTAAAAGAATTGATCAAATAG
- a CDS encoding serine hydrolase domain-containing protein, translated as MRLIFYTLCVALLFACNSKSDATSPVGSKEALSYPVYAKPDVKLPYNKKALAAFKREKKSYLDAFYKNYWEANKVSGGLLVAKNGEIIYEKYIGFSDKEKNKALTQDTPIHLASISKVLTGVAVLRLVQENKLKLDQLVSNVLPAFPYKDVTIRDLLTHRSGLQNYAYFQPHKRFWREDKMKNNYDVLEYLANGLCQVHNQPNKNFSYSNTNYALLALIIEKVTGERYPIAMQKMVFEPFGMNHTFVFDYKNPREVSKSYTFKGELWPESDLDAIYGDKNIYSTPRDILQLDRAMYADNFLTPELKTLMKKGYSNEKEGVKNYGLGIRMMQWDSGDKLLYHNGWWHGNYTSYVRGEQDTLTIVALGNQRNRSVYSAFSLAGVLGKYPVDLEKVKNAHLLNESHRDSLTLQAE; from the coding sequence ATGCGATTGATTTTTTATACACTATGCGTTGCATTGCTTTTTGCGTGTAATTCCAAAAGCGATGCAACTTCGCCTGTGGGCTCAAAAGAAGCATTGTCCTACCCTGTTTATGCTAAACCAGATGTAAAGTTACCATATAATAAAAAAGCTTTGGCTGCGTTTAAGCGTGAAAAAAAATCGTATTTAGATGCTTTTTATAAAAATTATTGGGAAGCCAATAAAGTGAGTGGAGGGCTTTTGGTTGCCAAAAATGGCGAAATTATTTATGAAAAGTACATAGGCTTTTCGGACAAAGAAAAAAATAAAGCATTAACCCAAGACACGCCGATTCATTTAGCCTCTATTTCCAAGGTTTTGACGGGGGTGGCGGTGTTGCGTTTGGTGCAAGAAAATAAATTAAAGTTAGACCAATTGGTGTCAAATGTTTTGCCTGCTTTTCCATATAAGGATGTCACGATTCGTGATTTGCTCACGCATCGTAGCGGTTTGCAAAACTATGCTTATTTTCAGCCGCACAAGCGATTTTGGAGAGAAGATAAAATGAAAAACAATTATGATGTGCTAGAATATTTAGCAAATGGTTTATGCCAAGTTCATAATCAGCCCAATAAAAACTTTAGCTATAGCAATACCAATTATGCCCTTTTGGCTTTAATCATAGAAAAGGTAACAGGAGAGCGTTATCCCATTGCGATGCAAAAAATGGTTTTTGAGCCATTTGGGATGAATCATACATTTGTGTTCGATTACAAAAATCCACGAGAGGTTTCAAAATCCTATACTTTTAAAGGAGAATTGTGGCCAGAAAGCGATTTAGATGCCATTTATGGTGATAAGAATATATATTCAACGCCCAGAGATATTTTGCAACTCGACCGAGCAATGTATGCCGATAATTTCTTGACGCCAGAGCTGAAAACTTTGATGAAAAAAGGCTATAGCAACGAGAAAGAAGGCGTGAAAAATTATGGACTAGGTATCCGAATGATGCAATGGGATTCTGGCGATAAGTTGTTGTACCACAATGGGTGGTGGCATGGGAATTACACTAGCTATGTGCGTGGGGAGCAAGATACGCTCACCATTGTGGCTCTTGGCAATCAGCGGAACCGCTCGGTGTATTCTGCGTTTTCATTAGCGGGAGTTTTAGGGAAATATCCCGTAGATTTAGAAAAAGTAAAAAATGCCCATTTACTGAACGAAAGTCATAGAGATAGTTTAACTTTGCAAGCTGAATAA
- the thrS gene encoding threonine--tRNA ligase → MVNIKLPDGSVRSYEQQVTPLEIAQSISEGLARNVISALVDGKQVEITTPITQDAEVQLLTWNDELGKKAFWHSSAHLLAQAILDFYPNAKLTIGPAIENGFYYDIDFGDEAISEKDFEKIEKKMLEHAKLKSEFKLYPVSKEEALKVYANNPFKTELIENLEDGSITFCTHENFTDLCRGGHIPHTGLVKAVKILNAAGAYWRGNEKNPQLTRVYGISFPKQKELKEYLENLEEAKRRDHRKLGKELGIFTFSEKVGAGLPLWLPKGAALRRKLEAFLQKAQQKAGYEMVVTPHIGHKDLYVTSGHYEKYGADSFQPIKTPNEGEEFLLKPMNCPHHCEIYNSAQWSYRDLPKRFAEFGTVYRYEQSGELHGLTRVRGFTQDDAHIFCTPDQLLDEFKKVIDLVLYVFGSLGFENFTAQVSLRDQEDRSKYIGTEENWNKAENAIITAAKEKGLNYKIEYNEAAFYGPKLDFMVKDALGRSWQLGTIQVDYNLPERFDLSYIGSDNEKHRPVMIHRAPFGSMERFVAILLEHTGGNLPLWLAPEQFKILPISDKYLDYSYRVLNELQDVNIAGSVDARAEKTGKKIRDAEINKVPYMLIVGEQEEGNGTVSVRKHGEGDLGSFSIQDFKSLLEKELNV, encoded by the coding sequence ATGGTTAATATCAAATTACCGGACGGAAGTGTTCGATCGTATGAACAGCAAGTCACTCCATTAGAAATTGCACAAAGCATCAGCGAGGGCTTGGCAAGAAATGTAATATCTGCATTAGTAGATGGAAAACAAGTAGAAATCACCACGCCTATCACGCAAGATGCCGAAGTGCAACTATTAACCTGGAACGATGAGCTTGGTAAAAAAGCCTTTTGGCACTCTTCTGCGCACTTGTTAGCGCAGGCTATTTTGGACTTTTACCCCAACGCAAAACTCACCATTGGTCCTGCCATAGAAAATGGGTTTTATTATGACATTGACTTTGGCGATGAAGCAATTTCTGAAAAAGATTTCGAAAAAATCGAAAAGAAAATGCTGGAACACGCCAAACTTAAAAGCGAGTTTAAACTCTATCCCGTGAGCAAAGAAGAGGCGTTGAAAGTATATGCTAATAACCCTTTTAAAACCGAATTAATCGAGAATTTGGAAGATGGCTCTATCACTTTCTGTACGCACGAAAACTTTACAGATCTTTGTCGTGGCGGGCACATTCCGCACACTGGTCTTGTAAAAGCTGTGAAAATCTTGAACGCTGCGGGAGCCTACTGGAGAGGAAACGAAAAAAATCCTCAGCTTACTCGTGTTTATGGAATTTCGTTCCCAAAACAAAAAGAACTAAAAGAATATTTAGAAAATCTGGAAGAAGCTAAACGCCGAGATCATAGAAAATTAGGTAAAGAATTAGGAATTTTCACTTTTTCTGAAAAAGTAGGTGCAGGCTTGCCATTGTGGTTGCCAAAAGGAGCTGCTTTGAGACGCAAACTTGAGGCTTTCTTACAAAAAGCTCAGCAAAAAGCGGGCTACGAAATGGTAGTAACGCCACACATTGGGCACAAAGATTTGTATGTAACTTCTGGACACTATGAAAAATATGGTGCAGATAGCTTTCAACCTATCAAAACACCAAACGAAGGAGAGGAGTTTTTATTAAAACCTATGAACTGCCCGCACCACTGCGAGATTTACAATTCGGCACAGTGGTCGTATCGTGATTTGCCAAAACGCTTTGCGGAATTTGGAACCGTTTACCGATACGAACAAAGTGGTGAGCTTCATGGACTTACTCGCGTGCGCGGATTCACCCAAGACGATGCCCACATTTTCTGTACGCCAGACCAGTTGCTTGATGAGTTTAAAAAAGTAATTGATTTGGTATTGTATGTATTCGGTTCGCTTGGATTTGAGAATTTTACAGCACAAGTATCGCTCAGAGACCAAGAAGACCGCTCAAAATACATCGGGACAGAAGAAAACTGGAATAAAGCAGAAAATGCCATTATTACAGCAGCTAAAGAAAAAGGATTAAATTATAAAATTGAATATAACGAAGCGGCTTTCTATGGTCCAAAATTGGATTTCATGGTAAAAGATGCACTTGGACGCAGCTGGCAGCTCGGAACCATTCAGGTAGATTACAACTTGCCTGAGCGTTTTGATTTAAGCTATATTGGTAGCGACAACGAGAAACATCGTCCAGTGATGATTCACCGTGCGCCATTTGGCTCTATGGAGCGTTTCGTAGCGATTTTGCTCGAGCACACTGGCGGAAACTTGCCACTATGGCTGGCGCCAGAGCAGTTTAAAATTCTGCCTATCAGTGATAAATATTTAGACTATAGCTACAGAGTTTTAAATGAATTACAAGATGTAAACATTGCTGGAAGTGTAGATGCTCGTGCCGAAAAAACGGGTAAAAAAATCCGTGATGCCGAAATCAACAAAGTGCCTTATATGCTAATTGTTGGCGAGCAAGAGGAAGGAAATGGAACCGTGTCTGTTCGTAAACATGGCGAGGGGGATTTAGGAAGTTTCAGCATTCAAGATTTTAAATCGCTATTGGAAAAAGAATTAAATGTTTAA